CGGCCGCCGACACGACGTGCTCGGGCCGCACGTGCGGCGCCACCACCTCGCGCTTGCCCCACACCCCCGACGCGTCGGGCCAGGCCGGGCCGCGCCAGCGCTGATCGAACAGCGCGCGCCAGCCGGCGCCGTCGTGGGCCGCCCGCAGCGCGGCGAGATCGTGGGCGACCTCGAGCAGCTCGCCGCAGGTCGGGCAGCGGTAGCGGACCTCGGTGAGCGACCACCGGCCGGCGCAGCCGGCGATGCACTGGAACCAGGCGGAGAACGTCACGTGCGCACGATCGCACGGGCGGTGGTCCGTCACCAGCGGTTGACGGCGACGGCGCGCGGCTGTGGCGTGAACGCGACGATGCCCGCGCACCTGCGCCAGCGACTCTGCGCGCTTGGGCCCTTGCGCCGGCGGCACGCCCCTTGCTGACATGGCAGGCGTCTTGCCTATGCTGACCTCGCCTCGCCTCGCCGCGCTGTCCACGCTGTCCACGCTGGCCGCGCTCGTCGCCGCCGCGCCCGCCCACGCCCAGCCGATCGCGCCCGCGCCGTCGATGCCCGTGCCGCCCGCCGCCGCGCCGACGCCGTGGTCGCCCGTCGATGACGACGGCTGGCCGCGGGGCGTGTCGCTCGAGTCGCTGCGCGGCCTGCGGCCGTGTCGCTTCGGCGAGGTGATGCCCGGCCCCGGCGCGCGCATCCCGTGCCGGCCGGCCGCCACCCCGGATCCGGTGCAGTGGCGGTGGGGCATCGACTGGACCAACGGCGTGGCGCTCGACAGCGACGTCACCACCGGCGCGGCGCAGGCGCTCGGGGTCGAGCTCGACTTCACCTTCGGCCACCACCTCGCGCTGGGCGCGCGCTACGAGCTGATGGGCGTCGGGCTGCGGACGACGCCCGACGACGTGACGATCGCGCGCGCCCAGCGCTTCTTCGCGCAGGCGCGGTGGCGGGCGTTCACCGACGAGGTCGATCGCGACGCGTGGGCGCTGGCGGTGGGCGGCGGCTACGCCCTCAACGCCGCGGCGCTCGGCGACGACGCGCCGCTGGCGCGGGTGGCGCTGGCGCGCGAGGTGGGCATGTACCTCGACGACGAGAACGCCGCCGTCGCCGCGCTCGAGGTGGCCTACACCCGCCGCCTGGGCCGCGACAGCGTCGACACGGTCGCGGCGTCGCTGCGGATCGGCTTCGAGTTCAACATCAAGGAGCCCGGCAACGTCGACCAGCCCGATCAGGTGTGGTCGCGGCGGGTGTGGACCGGCGCCGACGTGTTCGCGTCGCCGGTGATGTTCGGGATGGGCGCGTCCCTGGGCCTGCGGCTCGCCGACAACCTGCACCTCGTGGCCAGCGGCAACTACGTGTTCGGCCGCGCCCCCGACACCGTCGAGATCGAGGGCCTGCACGGCACCGTGGCCGCGCTCGGCGGTGTCCGCCTGGGCCCGGCGTGGCCGGCGCCGGCGCCGCTGTACCTGCAGGTGCAGGCCGGCCCCGGCCTGGTGGCCACCGATCGTGGGCTCGAGCAGCACCTGTTCGCCGACGCCGAGTTCGGGGTCGGGTTCCGCAGCTGCGGCGGCCGGGTGTCGCCGGGCGTGCGCCTGCGCGGCCAGCTCGACGACGGCGTGCGGGTGCTGACCGGCGCGTTCGTGCTGTCGGTGGCGTGGGGCGCCGGCGCGGGCGACGGCCACCGCGGCTGCGGCGGCCCGGCGATCGACGACCTCGGGCCGGTCGCGTACATGCCGATGCCGCCGCCGGAGCCGACGCCGATCGCGCCGCCGCCGCCCGAGCCGACGTCCCTGACCGGCGGCGGCACGCTCGACGGCAGCGGCGCGGTGGTCGGCGGCGGCGGCGGCACCACCGTGGTGAGCGGCGGCGCGCAGGTCGACGTGGTCGTCACGCCGCCGCCGCCGCCCCAGCCGTTCGAGCTCGACGTCAGCCTCGGCGCGGTGTTCCTCGGCGGCGCGATCCAGGTCCGGATCGATCCGCGGGTGCTGCCGCTCGCGCGCCTGCGCGGCGTCGACGTCGACGTGCGCGTCGAGGGCCCGGCCGCCCAGCTCGCGCGCTTCACCGGCGAGCTGTCGGCGGTGCTCGGGCGCGAGGGCATCACCGCGCGCGGCTGGGCCCAGCGCGCGACCAGCTCGACCGAGATCCACGCCATCTTCACGATCTACCCGCCGGGCTCGCGCTAGTACCTCGCCACAGGGGAGATGATTGGGCGCGGGCGCCGAGGCGCGCCGAGCGCAAGGCGCAACGACGACGGGCTCCTCGTTGGAACTCGAGGAGTTGCGACGCAGCGATCGGCGATGGATCGGCGTCCTCAACCGATCAGATTCCCTGTGGCGAGGGACTAGCAGCGCCGCCGTCGCTACACTGCGGCGATGCCGCGCCTGCGCAAGGACTTCGCGACTCGCTACGGGACCTGGGCCGTCGTCACCGGCGCGTCGAGCGGCATCGGCGCCGAGTTCGCGCGCCAGCTCGCCGCCGCCGGCGTGGCGGTGGTGCTGGTGGCGCGGCGGCGCGACCGGCTCACGACGCTGGCCGCCGAGCTCGCCCACGCCCACCGCGTCGACAGCCGGGTGCTGCCGCTCGATCTGGCCGACCCCGGCGCCGCGGCCGCGCTCGCCGACGGGGTCGCCGACCTCGACGTCGGCCTCGTGATCTGCAACGCCGGCACCAGCTGGAAGGGCGGGTTCCTCGATCACGACCCGGCCGATCAGCGCCGCATGATCGAGGTCAACTGCCAGGCGCCGGTCGCGGTCGCGCGCGCGCTCGGGCCGGGCCTGACCGCGCGCGGGCGAGGCGGGCTGATCATCGTGTCGTCGACCGGCGCGTTCCAGGGCCTGCCGTGGAGCGCGGTCTACGGCGCGACCAAGGCGTTCGACCTGCTGCTGGGCGAGGCGCTCGCGGTCGAGCTCCGCCCGGCCGGCGTCGACGTCGTGACCCTGTGCCCGGGCGGCACCGACACCGAGGGCCCGATGAACACCGGCGTCGATCCCGCGAAGTCGCCGGTGAAGCTGATGCCGGTGGGACCGGTCGTGCGCGCGGCCCTGGCCGGGCTCGGGCGCCGCACGCTGGTGATCCCGGGCGCGGTCAACCGCGTCGGCGTGACCGCGCTGCGGGTCGTGCCCCGCGGCGTCGCGGCCCGGACCGCGGGCCGCATCATGAAGCGCGTCACCTCGTAGCGCGCGTGAGGCCGCTCACCGCGCGCGCGCGATCGTCCGATTTCCGGACACCCGACGCACCAGGGTTCACCCGCGGTCGCAGCGGCCGAACGTCGGTTTCGGTGGGGAGCGTCGCGGGGAGCCGGCCCCCAGGTGGCGTCGACCGCGGGCAGCCAGCGACGGGGGATCAACCAGATCGCCCACGCGCGGGCCGCGCGGGCGGTGGCGCGGCGGTTGCACACCGGGCGCCCATGCTGCGCCTCGCCGCGATCGTCACCGTCGCCACGTCGCTGTGCGCGTGTGCGCACGTCACCCGCAACCACCAGCGCGGGTTCGCCGCGGTCGGCGCGGTCGCGACGCTGTTCGGGGTGACCACCCTCGCCGACGGCGTGTCGTGCGACACCCGCTACAACGCCCGCTCGACCTGCACCCACGACGCGGCCGAGCTCCGGAACGGGGCGATCATCACGACCGCCGGCGCGGCGCTGCTCGGGGCGGCGCTGTGGCAGCTGGCGCACATGCCCGACGACGAGGCGCCGCCGCCGCGCAGCCGCCTGGCCCACGCCACGCCCGCGCCGGCCCCCGCACCCACGCCCGCGCCCGCTGGCGCCACCACCTCGGCGCCGGCCTCGGCCCCGGCGCCCTGACCGCGCGGGGTGCGACAACGCCGCGCGCCGCGGCCGCCACCAACCTCGGTACGATCGAGCCATGACCGAGTCGTCCCGGCGAGCGCTCGAGGGGCTGCGCGATCCGCACACGCTGCAGTGGTACGTGATCCCGCTGCTGGCGCTGCTCTTCTACATCTACGCGATCGAGATCAAGAAGGCGCGCGCGACCGGCGACTGGAACGCGGTGCTGGCCGGCCTGACCTTGTTCGGGATGGACTTCGTCAACGAGTCGATCAACGGCTGGATCCTGGTCCTGACCGATCGCTCGGCGCTGTGGACCGCGCCGGGCCCGACCGCGCTGCGCACGATGGTCGGCTGGAACGTCGAGATCATGTTCATGTTCGCGATCGCCGGCATCATCTTCTACCACTCGGTGTCGCCCGACCCGCGCGCGCGCCTGCTGGGCCTGCCCGAGCGCTGGCTGATCGCCGCCCTCTACGCCGCCTTCTGCGTGGTGGTCGAGCTGGTGCTCAACGCCGGCGGCCTGCTGGTCTGGGAGTACCCGTTCTGGAACGGCACGCTCGGCGGCGTGTGGCTGATCTTCGCGCTCGGCTACTTCCACTTCTACGCGGCGACGATCCTGGTCGTCGGCGCCGCCCGGCTCCGGACCAAGCTGGTGGCGATCGCGGCGATCTACGGCGTCGCGATCGCGCTCGACGTCGTCGGCCTCGGCCTGCTCGGCTGGACCTACTGATCGCCCGCGGCCAGTCCAAGCTCGTGGCGATCGCGGCGATCTACGGCGTCGCGATCGCGCTCGACGTCGTCGGCCTCGGCCTGCTCGGCTGGACCTAGATCGATCGCCCGCGCCACCCGCGCCATCCGCGCCATCCACACCTCCCGAGCGGCTCCCCGAGATTAGGGATCCTCCGCCAGCTTGTAAAGCGCGATCAGATGCTCACAATCGGCGGCTCGCATGCGGAGCCCCATCGCCCTCGGCCTCGACTTCGGCACCACCAACAGCGCGCTGGCGATCGTCGACGGTGACGGCGCGGCGCGGGTGCTGCCGCTGCCCGGCAAGGACGGCGCCGTCGCCAGCTACTGGCGCACGGTCCTGTGCTTCGAGCCGGCCGCCGACCGCGAGCCGCTGCGCACCAGCGCCGGCGCGCCGGCGATCGCGCGCTACGCCGCCAGCGAGGGCGTCGCGCGGCTGCTGCAGTCGATCAAGAGCCACCTGGCCGCGGCGTCGTTCACCGACACGACCATCTTCGGCAAGCGGTTCCGGGTCGAGGACCTGGTCGCCACCTACGTGCGCGCGCTGCGCGCGGCGGCGCCGGTCGATCTGGGCCGCCGGGTCGTGTGCGGGCGGCCGGTCCGCTACTGGGGCGCCGAGACCGCCGCCGACGACGACCGGGCGATCGCGCGCATGCGCACCGCGCTCGAGCTGGCCGGCTTCGACGAGGTCACGTTCGCGGCCGAGCCGATCGCCGCCGCCCACGCCTACGCCGCGCGCCTCGATCGCGACGAGCGCGTGCTGATCGCCGACTTCGGCGGCGGCACCAGCGACTTCTCGGTGGTCGAGGCCGGGCCCGACGGTCGGCGCCCGGGTGCTGGCGCAGAGTGGCGTCGCGCTGGCCGGCGACGCCTTCGACGCCCGGATGATCGACGCGGTCGTCGCGCCGGCGCTGGGCAAGGGCACGAAGTACCAGGTCGAGTTCGGCCACGAGGCGCCGGTGCCGTCGTGGATCTACAACCGGCTGCGCCGCTGGCACCACCTGTCGATGCTCAAGAGCGCCGACACCGTGACGCTGCTCGAGCGCATCGCCGACGGCGCGCGCGATCAGGACGGCATCGCCCGGCTGGTGCGCGTGGTCGACGAGGATCTCGGCCTGCCGCTGCACGGCTCGATCGAGGCCGCCAAGCTGGCGCTGACCGCCGCGCCCGCCACCGCCTTCGACTTCGGCCGGCCCGGCATCGCGATCCGCGCCCCAGTCGAGCGCGCCGCGTTCGACGCGTGGATCGCGCCCGAGCTCGCGGCCATCGACCTGGCGATCGACGAGGCCCTGGCCGCCGCCGGCGTCGCCGCCACCTCGATCGATCGAGTGTTCGCGACCGGCGGCTCGTCGCTGGTGCCGGCGGTGCGCGGCGCGCTGATCGCGCGGTTCGGCGCCGATCGCCTGGTCGGCGGCGACGAGCTCACCTCGGTGGCGGCCGGCCTGGCCGCGATGGCCGCGCGCGCGTAGCCCGGCCGCCGTCACCGCGCGAACGTCCGCACCTGTCGAAGATTCACCACCCCCGCCGCGCACACGCGCGATCCATCGCCGTCGTCGACGGCACGCGCGTTGCTGGCCTTCCCGGGGCAGGCTTGACCCACCCGAGGGTGGGTGTTACGAGGCCTCGGTCCGTCAGGAGTCACCCATGTCCATCAAGCGCGTGCTCATCCCTGCCGCTGGCCGCGGCGCCCGTCTCGACCGCCCCGGCATGCCCAAGCCGCTGGTCTGGGTCGCCGGCCTGCCGATGATCGTACGGACGCTGGTGCAGTGCGAGGCGGCCGGCGTCGAGGAGGCGGTGGTCGTCGTCGGCTACGAGGCCCCGACGATCGTCAAGGCGCTCACCCACCACCCGCGCCTGACCAAGATCAAGGTGCGGTTCGCCGAGGCGCCGAACTGGCAGGAGGACGGCCTGGTCGCGTCGCTGCTGGCGGCGCGATCGCTGCTGCCCGACCGGTTCGTGATCGCGATGGGCGATCACGTGTTCGACGCCGGGCTGATCGAGCGCATCTGCGCCCAGCGCCCCGGCGACGGCGAGGTCGTCGCGATGGTCGACTCCGACCTGGCCGAGGTGTTCGACGCCGAGGCCGCGGTCAAGGTCAAGCAGCACCGCGGCGCGATCCTCGAGATGGGCTGGCAGGTCCCGGGCTTCGACGGCGTCGACTGCGGCCTGTTCGCGGTCGGCCCCGAGGTCTGGGCGACCTTCGCCGAGGTCTACGCGGCCTCGCCCAAGGCCAACCTGTTCGACGCGATCAACCTGCTGGCGCCGCGCGGCCTGGCCCGCGCGGTCGGCGCCGACGGCCTGCCGTGGGACGACGTCGACACCCCGGCCGCGCTGATCCACACCGAGATGCGCTACCGCAAGCAGCGGCGCGAGCAGCACGTCCGCACGATCACGCCGCCGCCGGGCGCGGCGCCCGGGCAGGTCTACGCGTTCCAGACCGGCGCGCCGGCGACCACCGAGGTCGTGGTCGGGCGCGGCATCGCCACCGACCCGGCCCGGCTCGATCTCGGCATCCCCGCCAGGAGCGCGTCGTCGCCCATCTTCGTGTTCACCGACACCACGGTCAACGGCCTGTACGGCGACGCCTTCGTCGGCGCGCTCGAGGCCCGCGGCTACCTGGTCCACCGGATCGTCATGGAGGACGGCGAGGTCAGCAAGACCATCACCAACTACGCGCGCCTGGTCGATCACGTGCTCGAGCAGGGCATCGACGAGCGCAGCGTGCTGGTGTCGCTCGGCGGCGGCGCGGTCTGCAACGTCTGCGGGTTCGTCGCGTCGACCCTGTACCGCGGCATCGGCCTGATCCACGTGCCGACCACGCTGATGGCCCAGTGCGACGCGGCGATCAGCCACAAGCAGGCGCTCAACGGCACCCGCGGCAAGAACCTGATCGGCGCCTACTACCCGCCGATCCGCGTCGTCGTCGACGTCAACTTCCTCGCGACCCTCGAGGACTGGCTCATCCCCGACGGCCTGGCCGAGGTCGTCAAGCACGCGCTCGGCCAGGACCCGCAGTACCTGACCGACCTGCTGGCCTACGAGGGCGACCACCGCGACCCCGAGTTCCTCGAGCGGGTGGTCAAGCGCAACATCGAGCTCAAGTGCGAGCTGATGGCGGTCGATCCCAAGGAGCACGCCGCCGGCATGGTCCTGCAGTACGGCCACAACGTCGGCCACGCGGTCGAGTACCTGTCGGCCTACGAGCTGTCGCACGGCGAGGCCGTCGCGATCGGCATGATGGTCGCGGCGCGGATCGCGCGGCTCCTGGGCGGCTGCGACGACGAGCTGGTCGAGACCCACCGCCGGCTGATCGCCAAGTACAACCTGCCGACGACGATCCCGGCGTCGATGCGCATCCCCGACATCATCGACGCCATGCGCTACGACAAGAAGTTCCTGACCGAGGGCGTGCGCATGGCGCTCGTGGCCGAGCCCGGCGCGCTGTGGCAGGTCGGCGGCGACTACGCGATCCCGGTGCCCGACGACGTGCTGATCCCGGCGCTGGAAGCGACGATGGAGCCGGCGTGACCCGACTGGCGGCGGTCACGGGCGCGTCGAGCGGCATCGGCCTGGCGGTGGTCGAGCGGCTGATCGCGCGCGGCGATCAGGTGGTGGCGATCGCGCGCCACGCCGACGGCCTGGCGGCGCTGGTGGCGCGCCACGGCGACCGGGTGCGGCCGCTCGCGCTCGACGTCGGCGACCACGGCGCGCTCCACGCGGCCCTCGCGGCCCTGCCGCCGGTCCACACGCTCGTGCTCTCGGCCGGCGTCTGCAAGCAGGCTCGCCTCGACGAGGAGGCCGACGACGCGACCTGGTGGGAGACGCTCGCGGTCAACCTGCACGGCAGCTACTTCGCGATGAAGGCGGTGGCGCCGACCATGCCCGCGGGCGGCCGCATCGTCGCGGTGGCCTCGGGGCTGGGCAAGCTGGGCCGCCC
This is a stretch of genomic DNA from Myxococcales bacterium. It encodes these proteins:
- a CDS encoding Hsp70 family protein; the protein is MIDAVVAPALGKGTKYQVEFGHEAPVPSWIYNRLRRWHHLSMLKSADTVTLLERIADGARDQDGIARLVRVVDEDLGLPLHGSIEAAKLALTAAPATAFDFGRPGIAIRAPVERAAFDAWIAPELAAIDLAIDEALAAAGVAATSIDRVFATGGSSLVPAVRGALIARFGADRLVGGDELTSVAAGLAAMAARA
- a CDS encoding SDR family NAD(P)-dependent oxidoreductase, which produces MPRLRKDFATRYGTWAVVTGASSGIGAEFARQLAAAGVAVVLVARRRDRLTTLAAELAHAHRVDSRVLPLDLADPGAAAALADGVADLDVGLVICNAGTSWKGGFLDHDPADQRRMIEVNCQAPVAVARALGPGLTARGRGGLIIVSSTGAFQGLPWSAVYGATKAFDLLLGEALAVELRPAGVDVVTLCPGGTDTEGPMNTGVDPAKSPVKLMPVGPVVRAALAGLGRRTLVIPGAVNRVGVTALRVVPRGVAARTAGRIMKRVTS
- a CDS encoding SDR family oxidoreductase encodes the protein MTRLAAVTGASSGIGLAVVERLIARGDQVVAIARHADGLAALVARHGDRVRPLALDVGDHGALHAALAALPPVHTLVLSAGVCKQARLDEEADDATWWETLAVNLHGSYFAMKAVAPTMPAGGRIVAVASGLGKLGRPGYAAYCASKHALLGVVKCVSKELAPRAITVNAVCPGWVDTPMAQADVTKTAAERGQPRAAVLDGIHAGIPIGRMVSADECAALITWLASPEAAAVTGEAYNISGGEFFA
- a CDS encoding iron-containing alcohol dehydrogenase, with protein sequence MSIKRVLIPAAGRGARLDRPGMPKPLVWVAGLPMIVRTLVQCEAAGVEEAVVVVGYEAPTIVKALTHHPRLTKIKVRFAEAPNWQEDGLVASLLAARSLLPDRFVIAMGDHVFDAGLIERICAQRPGDGEVVAMVDSDLAEVFDAEAAVKVKQHRGAILEMGWQVPGFDGVDCGLFAVGPEVWATFAEVYAASPKANLFDAINLLAPRGLARAVGADGLPWDDVDTPAALIHTEMRYRKQRREQHVRTITPPPGAAPGQVYAFQTGAPATTEVVVGRGIATDPARLDLGIPARSASSPIFVFTDTTVNGLYGDAFVGALEARGYLVHRIVMEDGEVSKTITNYARLVDHVLEQGIDERSVLVSLGGGAVCNVCGFVASTLYRGIGLIHVPTTLMAQCDAAISHKQALNGTRGKNLIGAYYPPIRVVVDVNFLATLEDWLIPDGLAEVVKHALGQDPQYLTDLLAYEGDHRDPEFLERVVKRNIELKCELMAVDPKEHAAGMVLQYGHNVGHAVEYLSAYELSHGEAVAIGMMVAARIARLLGGCDDELVETHRRLIAKYNLPTTIPASMRIPDIIDAMRYDKKFLTEGVRMALVAEPGALWQVGGDYAIPVPDDVLIPALEATMEPA